A stretch of Gambusia affinis linkage group LG10, SWU_Gaff_1.0, whole genome shotgun sequence DNA encodes these proteins:
- the ociad2 gene encoding OCIA domain-containing protein 2 → MSSGSGEPTIVKTGETPAPGSAPAKQEWRCPLSDAHVHREDVRKVWKECQEESFWYRALPLSVGSMAVTGGLIYNGVWKSSARFGPFPKLAVAGLLGFAVGKASYVGTCRSKFQELGIKDGPGAGPWSRRGPGHRHCQHECEECKKKSQAAPAEQAQS, encoded by the exons ATGAGTTCTGGAAGTGGAGAACCTACAATAGTGAAGACAGGGGAGACTCCTGCGCCTGGTTCAGCTCCAGCCAAACAGGAGTGGAGG TGTCCCCTGAGCGACGCTCACGTCCACCGGGAAGATGTGAGGAAGGTGTGGAAAGAGTGCCAAGAGGAAAGCTTCTGGTATAGAG CTCTCCCCCTGTCTGTGGGCAGCATGGCCGTCACTGGTGGTCTCATCTACAATG GTGTTTGGAAATCGTCAGCAAGGTTTGGCCCTTTCCCAAAACTAGCAG TTGCGGGTCTGCTCGGGTTTGCAGTGGGAAAAGCTTCGTATGTTGGAACTTGTCGGAGCAAGTTCCAGGAGCTCGGTATTAAAGACGGCCCGGGAGCTGGGCCCTGGTCCAGAAGAGGTCCAGGACACAG ACACTGCCAACATGAGTGTGAAGAATGTAAGAAAAAATCTCAAGCTGCACCAGCagagcaagctcaaagttaa